The sequence TTAAATGCAGTTGAAGTTGGTAAGAAGaatctaaattatttaaatatctttcCAATAAATGTATCATTGCCACTGTACCATGAAGAAagctttaataattttaaatagttaGGAAGGTGTACTAGGAAGGATTAGATAATTTTTACAGTATGCTTTGAGAATTGAGACTTATATACTATATAAAGAAGCTTAGCAGCCTATTACTTGCCTCACTCAGctagtttgttgttttgttataTGTTTTGCAAAAATCCATTCTTGCTTACAAAGAAGAGAACTTTTCATGGTTTTCTTTGGCTGTTATTCTCACACGTGGTATTCCACACTGAAATGATTATGCAAAGTTAAAACGAAAATTTAGCCTAGTGAAGTACTAGGCTAAATTCTTcttcttaaaattactttggaaGAATTTTAACTAAAGTAGATTTCGCATATagtgaaattaataaaatccagTACTGACTGCAAAATGACCAGCATCTTCTATTTGAAGCTTAATGTGTTAAATATTGTAACACTGTAGTATAGTAACTGATGTTAATattgagaatatattttttttgttcgtAAAGACATAATTCTACATCTTAGAAGGTACATAATCACATACAGTATACATTGAACTAAAAGAGAAGTATGCAAATCAAAAAGACTTGACCCTGGATAGGTATTTCTATGCTTAGAACTGTGGTACTAAGAAATATTACTCCCCTTCTAACAGTCAAATAATAAGATAAACTGTCTACTTACTTTTTGTTGCAGCAAAATATAAATCTCTTTAGagtgaatatttttgttttaattttaaaaattgagtgATTCTGTTTGATGAAAGAGTTTATTATTAATGATGGAGTATTAGAAAGACCCTTAAGACATGTACTTGATTCTTAAtgatataaaatgtttttcaacagCTGTTCCTAGGTACTAGCATAGATGTTAGTAGGTCAATATTCTGCTGATGAAAGCAAGGATTCTGCAAGGACCTCAGTGAGAGCAATTAGTAGAAAAATGCCCctactttaaaatgttattaaatatgTGTCTCACTCTCATATTCCTAAGTCTAGAAGCTTGTTGTATTCCTTTTCATTAATTGGAGTGCAaaatgagaagattttttttgttagtgtaaaataattactcttttttccattcaaagatagcaagtattttaaaaagatcttTTGCCTCAGTGTCTCTTCTAGCCAATATTACCAGATTACAAATATATCTCACATTTAGTTAAAGttgctgaaacatttttcttccaattcATTGATATGAAGATCTGCAGCTACTAATAAATGGGGCTTTTAATTGCTTACCTCCAAGCTGTATCTTTATGGTATGATAAATAGTAATAGTAATGGTGATGTTGATTCTGTTAATAGTAATATGAAAGAATTGTAGATAGTTCTGTTCCCTTAAGGATTCTGATCATCATACTAATCTTTGATTGAAGAATATGTATCAGACTAATTCTACCGcatatagaaaataattatttccagtgCAAAGGTTGCAGTGTTTATCTGTGGCAACATTAGCTGTATTTCATGTGTTGATCCAACAACTTgactttgcatttatttttaaattattaaaagatgcttaaaaattattatgatcCATTAAAGTATCACTGTAAGTATTTTAGCAGACAGTGGCATGTCTCTTTTTTGTCTGTCCCTAGAGGCTTCTTCAACATGATGACATTTAGTTTTGCTTTAGAATCTTTCAGTCACTTTTTCATCTTGGGAGCAGGAAGCCATATAACTGTCAGCTACAAGTCAGTCAAATGGGAAAcgaagaaaaaatattaaaaaacatccCAGCCATCACCAAGAACAAAAATTCTTCCAGATTAGTTATCAAAAcaacagactttttttcttggcttatTTTAGGGAATATGAGTAGACATGGTTTTCAGAACATACCTGCTGTCATTGTCTGATATGATGCTTAGCAAAATTTCCACCCCTTAGTGCGTAGAAgcttgtcttctgtttttttttcaggcaaacaGTGATACTGTTGTGCCTTATGTTtctctgttattatttttttttcctcagaagtatgtgtttttaaaagttttaaaacatctgAAGAGTGCTATGATATTTCTAATACCTGCATGAATTTTTTGCAGTGGTGCTATTAAAATCTTGTGAAAACTAACTGATCAAAGATTGCTAAAAGAAGGAATTTCTGTGACTCACTTAGACATAGTTTATTTTGAGTCTTATAATTTGTTACTACAATTTCATCATAGATTCAGTTCTATTTCTTGATGTATTTTCTTCAATACTTCAATGCTGacttaaataattattttcttctaaaccACTGGAAGTCTTGGCAAGAACAAGAGTGCtaaaagttgggttttttttgctttaacaaCCATTTATAATTAATATGTAGCAGCATAGCTTGAAtatgaaaggatttttttgtgtaaGTGGAGAGAAAATTGGTTACCTTTATTTtacaagtttaatttttaaaagtggatCATCATTGTGCTTTTCCAGTATACAGAAATAacttaattgcttttctgttactGTTCATTGTGACTTATCAAGGACCCTCTGAATGATGCACATTCTTTTACAAAATCTGTGCATATTTATGTATATCCATGTCGGCTGAAGAAGGCAAATTCCACTCATATTTTGGGTTAAATCGATCATTAAAGACTGCTGCATAAAATCAATTTCtattctgaagttttttttcatttaccaGTAGAGGGCAGTGTTGTGAATATACGGCATATTGAGGTTGACATTGAGAGGGAATAGAGCATTTTAATATATCTTGTGTTCCTTCTTTTCATTATATATCTTAGAATTTTCAAGAGGAATAAGGGTGAGCTAGAAATGATAGATGGAAATAGATGACAAAGAAATTTGCATCTGTAACACGGAAAGCTAGCTAGTGCAAAAGTTATATTCAGTCCTTTATGTGTTTCAATTTATCTATGCTTAAACATCCTCCTTGTTCAAAAGGGGTGGTAAAAGTAGCTGCAGCAAACCAGAAATCCAGGCCATGCATTTACGTGCTGCTTTTAATATACCTCTTTttatctgaaggaaaataatctcACTTTTGTCCTTTAACAGAGTCACTTAGTTataaaacaaacttttaaagATCTTTTTACCATTTGAGACTATGTTTTAGCCAATCAGTTATTTAAAATCTCAATAATTGCACTGGTTTtatgtggcaaggttttggcaGTGGTGGGGAGCTTCATTGGTGGCTTTTGTGAGAATTGATCAGGAGCTGCCCTGTGTCAAACAGAGCCACGTCCAGCTGGCTCaaaaggaagctgctgctgcccaaagctgagcccatcagcagctctggtggcatagaatcagaatcatcctggttggaagggaacttgaggatcatcaagtccaaccataacctgaATCCACCTcccataacctaatttacttGTTCAGTGATTAAACCATGTTGCTACACACTATatagttattttaaatacatccaaggacggtgactccaccacctccttgggcaggctgttccaatGTCTGCTCACTCTTTCAGTagagaaattcttccttatgtccaatctaaatGTCCCCTGgcgcagcttcaggccatttcctcttgtcctgtcattattcacttgagagaagaggccaacacccacctccctacaacctcctttcagtaGTGGTACAGAGCGATGGGGTCCTTTccccagcctccttttcttctaactaaacaatcccagttccctcagcctctcctcatagggcttattctccagacccttcaccagccttgttgctctcctctggacctgctccagcacctcaatatcgttcttgtagtgaggggcccagaactgcacacagtacttgaggtgtggcctccccagtgctgagtacaggggcatgatcacctctctcctcctgctggccacactcttcctgatgcaggccaggatagGGTTGACATCTCTGGGCTGCAGTGGGCCTGCTGCCATCctcccctggggctgcagccggCGGGAGGATGGAGCAGGGGCTGTTGGCCATCACCTTCTACTGCGCGCCTGCTGCTGACCCCACAGCTGCCACCTGCACCATGgagcctgagcagcagcttgCAAATGGGGAGAGAGGGTCTGAGAATGAGGAGCTGGGTGTCataggaaagaagaagaaaatttcaaGGAGGGTTATTCATTTTGGAAGTggagaaacaaaggaagaatATAGCATGGATGAAGAAGAAGATGAACAAGACCTGTTGCCATCTGCATATCCTACAACACTCTCACGAGGACCCTACTTGTGGTTTCACATGTTGCAAGTTACCACATCAACTGTATGAGTTTGTGATTTCCTTGGGGAAAAGATTGGATCAGTTCGGGGAATAAGCACACTAAAATACCAATATGCCGTTGATGAGTATTACAGAATGAAGAGAgaggaggaacaggaaaagaaaatgtcagaagaagcagaaagacagCATCAGGAACAGCAGAACAAGCCACAAGCAGAAGCTCCTGTCCAGACAGACCAGCCTGAAGCAACAGCATGTTTAAGAAAGTGTAAAAAccactgtgcagcagctgtgagagCTGTCTACCCCTGTCCTTCCGAGGAGGGTGAAGGAGAGTTTGTGGACACCTGGCAGCTAGCCAAGGTTAACCTATCCACAATAGTTTGTGCTGCAGGCATATTGATTTACTTATTGTAGTCTCCTAATATATACTAAGTGTTTTAGAGCATTAGTTATAGTAACTTTAGTCTGAAAATTGTCTCAGCATctacagtattccaggtgaagacttctctgcattttcatGATCATCACTAAgggtttattaaaataaatcagatatTCTGCTAATACGCataatttttgaagaaaagcaaTGCAGAATTCTTTAGGGGACTAAAATAAGGGACTAGAGCAATGCTGATAAGGAAAGTAGTGCATGAGATTTTAGGGTTTGCATTGCACAAAAGATTGCCTGTTAGTAACGCACTCTTCTATACTTGAAACATAATATTCGCCTCTCTTGcttgtttcttcctctgtgtaGAAAAACCTGGGCAAAATTTTAACTTTGTAAGGTAATTCTATGCATTTGTAGAGTTAACAGCTATGACTGTATATGCCTGTGAAGACTTTCGGCTCAGTTGGAGGTCCagattagttttttaaaaagaaaatatgtattctCTGAATTCAACATGGTATTATGCTTAAAGCTTATGAAGAGAGCTAATAGATCAAAAAGAAATGGTATAGTTTCTTTTCGATCTTCACCTGTAGGAGTTAATCGAAAAGTGGTGTGTCTGTAAGTACCTTTGTGGAATACTAGTGTGTTACATTTCTTCAGatagaattttcttttgaaacatcATTACCCTCCAAAGAAGTAAGGAagaggcaaaaaaggaaaatttggaTTAGAACTGGGTTTCACatgtgggatttttattttggacTCTCTTTACTGCAAACCTGTAGCATATTCCATTACCTGTCACTTGTAAATTCTTGTCTTTTCTTGCAGTGTACCTGTAGGAGAGACATGGTGACAATATCAATGGACATCTTTGTGAGGAAGTTTCAACCAGACAGATACCAGCTGTGGAAACAAGGCAAGGATATATACACCATTGATCATACAAAACCGACTCCGGAATCGACACCTGAAGTAAAGACCtggctgcagagaaggaagaaaataaagcactttCCCAAATGGTATTTATGTTTCTTTATTCCCCATTTAATTGTCTTCAATATGAtgtcagtttcctttttttttttttttttccccctcactttCTCTTATGTTTTATTGGAACTCATTTACTTTAGACaaagttttctcctttctgtgttAAGATCAATATGGGGACACACAAGTCTTTTCTGCAGACTGACTGTGAAAAACTAATTCAATTTACAAGTTTTGTGTATAGCTGAAGTTAATTATTATGGAAAACATCAATATGCATTCCAGTGTAGTATTTAGACTCTTTTCCTTAGTAGTCAGTATTTCATCAAAATTTCCAAGGAATGGATTGTCCTTGTTTCTAGTGAcatctgcaaagaaaatacaactCTCCTGAGAGGTGAGGTAAAGATTAAATCGGAAAAAACTTATCATGAAACCGTGGCAGAATCACCAAAACTGTTTAAAATCTGTAGCAATAGTCTTAGCCCTCGCTGCCATCTAGCTCCAAGGAGGCATCTATGCCTGTTTGGCACACACTGACAGTGTGAGAGCTGAAATCTGTCTACCACAGGTCAATCATGGATCATGGAAAGCCTAAATCTCAGTTACATGTAATGACTACATGTAAACAGTAGTAATATTTGCTGCTGTATTGTAATGTGAACTGACATGCGTCTCATACTTTGGCAAATTTTCTgtaaattactattttataGAGAAACTATTGGAAGATTTACACTGGTTGACATAAGGTAAAATGTAAGGggtagcaaaatattttctggagtTGTGTGGTCTAAGATGCAAGACCTTTATAAAACTCCTGGTTTTCATGGACTTTTTGGACTTTCATCACTAGTGTGTTACAAGTTTTGAAACGTGGTATGTGATGAAACACATTAAAATCTCGTCTCATATCACATAGTCGAATTTGAAGCTGGACTAGTCTATTACTTTTATCCAGAGCACATAAATTACAAACAATTTTGTGATGAAATGTGCTTTAACTGCAAAGACTTATGCTGAAGAGataatttctactttttttgtttttacacagCAATATGAAATACAGTGATCAATATTGtaggtattaaaaatatttgctgatcAGAAATTTTCCTGCTTTATGATGGCTTGTGttaaaatgcatataaaaacTTCTAAGATATCTAAAGAGATCTGACTTTACAATGGTATTCGGACTACTAGTTTTTTAGCATTGGAGTTtgaaaatagattattttagtGCAACTAAGAATATTTTGTCTCTATTACTTTTATAAGGGATATTCTTTTTCAGGTTCAAAAGAATTATTCATTAAAAAGCTAGTTTGGATACTGGTTAAGTAATAGTAACTTAAGGTTATTTCACTTTTACAGTTTAATAACTTTGCCATAGAATGGTGATAAAAGATTAGCAGGTTAAATCCAATCAATTGCTAATCTGTCATGTCATAAATTGTAAACACTATCTCAgtacaaagaaatgaaaaattgtcatttttttaCCACTTTAAGCAGGTGAAAGGGACATATATATTGGTAGATATTTTATCTTATCCAAGACAGACATGCTCCTCTGACAGCAATATCTCTTATAGCAGCTTCCAGCACACTAGATCTCGATCTAAAAAGCTTAAAACTCCAGAGGACAGCAGAGTATCTGCTATGGTAACTGATGCAGAAATCATAATGACTGAAGCAGCTACTGATGGCTTCAAGGTCAATGaagaacctgaaaaaaaaatgagactgGTAAACACAGGAGTGCCTTCTGGGGAAGGAAACAGTAGTAGAATGCAGCTGGATCAACATTTATTGGATAATGTCGAGATTGCAGGTGAGATAAGGACTGATTAGATTTCACATGTAAGTTCTATGCTGTTGATACTCTAATCCCCCAAATCAGTGGATGTTGAAGCAGAGTATTATCCTAAGTAGCATACTAAAATACTTATAAAGTTATGCAGAGAAGATTGATATGcagtaagaatgaaaaaaatactaaattaataTTCTAAGCTGACAGTAATATCACCTACATTGTTATAATGAAGTGTTTTTTAAGGGTGCAAAAAAGATGAGATTTTGTAAATTATAATCTTCAATAGACTGTTAGGTtttacagcagatttttttgatATGGAAATTACATGGAATTTCTTAACACTTAATGGTAACAGTACAGAACACATATGCTCATGGTATGCTACATGTAATTGCATGAAGAATGCT is a genomic window of Apus apus isolate bApuApu2 chromosome Z, bApuApu2.pri.cur, whole genome shotgun sequence containing:
- the LOC127395556 gene encoding LOW QUALITY PROTEIN: protein FAM177A1-like (The sequence of the model RefSeq protein was modified relative to this genomic sequence to represent the inferred CDS: substituted 1 base at 1 genomic stop codon), producing the protein MEQGLLAITFYCAPAADPTAATCTMEPEQQLANGERGSENEELGVIGKKKKISRRVIHFGSGETKEEYSMDEEEDEQDLLPSAYPTTLSRGPYLWFHMLQVTTSTVXVCDFLGEKIGSVRGISTLKYQYAVDEYYRMKREEEQEKKMSEEAERQHQEQQNKPQAEAPVQTDQPEATACLRKCKNHCAAAVRAVYPCPSEEGEGEFVDTWQLAKVNLSTIVCAAGILIYLL